The window CCTTTGCCGTGCGTGCGGACAAAGATCCCTACGAAGCCCTGGAAGGTCTCAAGGACTTCTCGGTGACCTATCAGGCCGCCACTGACGAACCGCTGCCGCTGTTCCGGCGTCGCTAGGCTTTCGGCCTTCCCTGCTGACAAAAAGCTGCGGACAAAAAAACGCCGGTCAATGACCGGCGTTTTTTATGCCTGCCTGTTTTACCAGAAACGTTGCTGCGTCAAACGACTCCACCAGCTCAACAGCACGCGATCCACCGAACCGCTGGCCGCCATGCCGATGCGCTCTTGCAGACTTTTGCGTTCGGCGTAATGCAAGTGATAGACCTCGGCCTGTTTGGCTTTCTGGGCGAGGTATTCATCACTGGTCTTGAGTTCATCGACCAGTTGCATGTCCAGCGCCGCGACGCCGAGCCAGACTTCGCCGGTCGCCACTTCGTCGATGGCCAGTTGCGGGCGGTAGCGGGCAACGAAGTTCTTGAACAGTTGGTGGGTGATGTCCAGGTCTTCCTGGAACTTCTCGCGGCCCTTTTCGGTGTTTTCGCCGAACACGGTCAAAGTGCGTTTGTACTCACCGGCGGTCAGCACTTCAAAATCGATATCGTGCTTCTTCAGCAAGCGATTGACGTTAGGCAACTGCGCAACCACACCGATCGAGCCCAGAATCGCAAACGGCGCACTGATGATCTTCTCGCCGATGCACGCCATCATGTAGCCGCCGCTCGCCGCGACCTTGTCGATGCAAACCGTCAGCGGCACACCGGCTTCGCGGATACGCGCCAGTTGCGACGACGCCAGACCGTAGCTGTGCACCATGCCGCCGCCACTTTCCAGACGCAGGACGACTTCATCCTTGGGTGTGGCGAGGGTCAGCAATGCGGTGATTTCGTGGCGCAGGCTCTCGGTGGCCGAGGCCTTGATGTCGCCATCGAAATCGAGCACGAACACGCGAGATTTGGCCTCGGGCTTGTTCTTTTGCTTCTTCGCGCTTTTCTCGGACTTGGCCTCGCCCTTGCGCAACGCCTTGAGCTGGTCCTTGTCGAGCAGCGTCTGCTCCAGACGCTCACGCAGGCCCTTATAGAAATCATTGAGCTTGCTGACCTGCAGCTGCCCCGCCGACTTGCGCCGCCCCTTGCTGCGCAGCGCGGCAAAACTGGCAAGCACCACCAGGATGGCGATCACCAGGGTGACGGTCTTGGCCAGGAAACTGGCGTATTCGGTGAAAAACTCCACAGAGACTCCTTAAAACGATGCGTGGATGTACGGCACACGCGGAATGGTTCCAGCATACCCATGCGCCGGCTCGTCGGCCAGCCGTGAAAACTCTGGCAACACGCCTGTAACGGGCATTTCAAACAAGCGTATGTTTTTTCATTGACAGCTCAGCATCATCCTCATAACCTCGCCAAACCTTCAACGTACCGGGATGACGCGGACGTGGGCAGCATCTATCTGATTCGACATGGCCAGGCCTCCTTTGGTGCAGACGACTATGACGTCCTGTCGCCGACCGGTGTGCGCCAGGCAGAAATCCTCGGCCAACACCTGGCCGAACTGGGGATTCGCTTCGATCGCTGCCTGTCGGGTGACCTGCGGCGCCAGCAACACACGGCCACCAGCGCGCTGGAACAGTTCACTGCCCAAGGCCTGTCGGTACCAACGCTGGAAACCGATTCTGCCTTCAACGAATTCGATGCCGACGCGGTGATTCGCGCTCTGCTGCCGGCGATGCTGCCGGAAGAACCGGAGGCCCTCGAGATCCTGCGCAACGCCGCGCAAAACCGTGGTGAGTTCCAGCGCATCTTCGCCTTGATCATCGAGCGCTGGCTGACGGGAACCTACGATACTCCGGGGCTGGAGAGCTGGCTGGGCTTCGTCGAGCGAGTCCGGGGCGGGTTGCATCGCATCCTTGAGCAGGCGGAAAAAAACCAGAAAATCGCCGTGTTTACCTCGGGCGGCACCATCACCGCCCTGCTCCACCTCATTACGCAAATGCCTGCCAGACAGGCCTTTGAATTGAACTGGCAAATCGTCAACACCTCGCTCAACCAGCTGAAGTTCCGCGGTCGCGAGGTGGCTTTGGCCTCCTTCAACAGTCATGCACATCTGCAACTGTTGAAGGCCCCGGAACTCATCACTTTTCGTTGAGTCCGGATTACCGTGAACCTTGCTGTATCAACCAAATAAGGATTGAACCATGACCTCCGTAGCTGACGCCGTACAAGCAATGAAAGCCAAGTTCAACCCAGCCGCTGCTGCCGGTCTGGATCTGGTCTTCGGTTTCCGCATCGACGACACCAAGAAC of the Pseudomonas sp. Seg1 genome contains:
- the sohB gene encoding protease SohB produces the protein MEFFTEYASFLAKTVTLVIAILVVLASFAALRSKGRRKSAGQLQVSKLNDFYKGLRERLEQTLLDKDQLKALRKGEAKSEKSAKKQKNKPEAKSRVFVLDFDGDIKASATESLRHEITALLTLATPKDEVVLRLESGGGMVHSYGLASSQLARIREAGVPLTVCIDKVAASGGYMMACIGEKIISAPFAILGSIGVVAQLPNVNRLLKKHDIDFEVLTAGEYKRTLTVFGENTEKGREKFQEDLDITHQLFKNFVARYRPQLAIDEVATGEVWLGVAALDMQLVDELKTSDEYLAQKAKQAEVYHLHYAERKSLQERIGMAASGSVDRVLLSWWSRLTQQRFW
- a CDS encoding histidine phosphatase family protein encodes the protein MGSIYLIRHGQASFGADDYDVLSPTGVRQAEILGQHLAELGIRFDRCLSGDLRRQQHTATSALEQFTAQGLSVPTLETDSAFNEFDADAVIRALLPAMLPEEPEALEILRNAAQNRGEFQRIFALIIERWLTGTYDTPGLESWLGFVERVRGGLHRILEQAEKNQKIAVFTSGGTITALLHLITQMPARQAFELNWQIVNTSLNQLKFRGREVALASFNSHAHLQLLKAPELITFR